The following nucleotide sequence is from Echeneis naucrates chromosome 5, fEcheNa1.1, whole genome shotgun sequence.
ACTCCCTCTAAACTgttcaaaaaatatatttaaattacagtagatatttttaaaatatggatATATGGTGATAcaaatttcctctttttctgtctgaaggTGTGTGATCGCTCCAGGTCACCTCAGTGGGATGAGTCATTTTACTTTTTGGTTCGGGACCCTGGGCAAGAGATGCTCATAATCAAGGTGACTGTACTTTCTCATGATATTGATTAAAAAGTCTGTAAAGCCTAttatgaaacatttgaaatggcTGACATAAATGTGCCTTTACCGCCATAGCTGTCAAGTGCGTGGGACCAGCCAATGGGATCTCTGGTAGTTACTGTTAGAGAGTTGCTCTCTGAGCCGCAGCTGGTCTTGGACCAGTGGATGCATCTTGATGGAGCTTTACCTGAAAGTGAGATCCTGCTGAGGGCTGAACTCAAGGTATGAGAATATCCAGACAAGGGATTAGAGCAACTGTCCTTGATACACAAAACAACCAACTGGACATTTGTTGTTGACAGATCCTCAATTCAACGATGACAGAAGCTCCACAGCTTTCTACAACTGGCTCAAAGAAGGAGGAGATGGTCACCATTACTAAGAAGACATTCGAATCAGCGAGGGAGGAGGAGATCCCAGTCAATGAGTGAGTTTTAGATCGATTTGATAATGCACACCACTTGTGCAGCTGAGTAACGCTAATAAGGTTCAAGGAGTCTTTATTGTCCCCGTGGCGCAATTCGCTTTACAGCCAGCAGTAACAAAAACGGTCAGCTCAGCAATCACGCAGGAAACAACAGCATATGACACATAGGACAGCAATAAATAGAAAAAGCATATGGGAGTCAATTATTCAGAAATCCAATGGCAGCAGGgacaaaaaattattcaattacTTACATTCATCAATGTGTGTAGTGTTTTCTGAGAGCAGTCTGTGCATTCAGGTCTATTGCAGCATCAAAGCGGcctcaacaacctgaagaagcagaagcaCATGCTCTGTCTGATCCTGATGAGACCACTCCTGCTGAACCAGCTGCCACTTGCATGGCACCCGATACATTCCCCGCTGCTCCAGTGAGTTGCATTACAGAAGAGACGAGCAGTTATATTCTGTCTGCTTTCACCATCATGACCTTGCTGCAATTTTTCTTTCAGGTggtggagaaacaaagagaagaagaggagcctcCGTCACAGGCACATATGGCAATTAAAAGAGACTTTGATCCTCAGCACATACAAACAGAGGGGTGAGCTCCACAAAGTAGAAAATGTTTCTTATTTCCCCCTTCATTATTACATCAGAAAGGgtgaaattcaaataaatctAACTATAAACATTATTGTTAGATATATTAAAaggtgcgtgtgtgcgtgtgcgtgcttGAATGCAGCTCTGGCCTAGAGAACCTTGTCCACTCCACAGTGACTGGTCTTCCTGCTGAAAACCTGAGGCCAGCAGATGAAGAAGTCCCTGAACCTGCTGAGGTTCTTCCACCACAGACCAAACCCAGCAAGGACTTTGGCAAAGAGGTGGGCTAGAATTTTTCTTTGATTATTCCATCCAGCATACAACGAGATTTTGTTTATCATAGTCCATATTCTTTCACTGGAGagcattgattttaaaatgatgtttaaaaaaatagagAGTGTGTGTACCACTGTACGCAATCATGTGATGGTGAGCAGTTTAGTGAACTGATGCAAGTGGCTGTCAGTCTCGTGGATTTTCTTAATCACCCTCTATGCCTTTTTTCCACCGTGAGTGTACCAAGTACTGTCTTCAAACGTAATAAGTTTTTACTGAGGAActgcagaggaagcagaaatcCCCCCTCCTACCAGACAGGCGGCTTGTGCCAAGCATTTCTCATTTATTAAGTTTGCACAAGTCGGGCTTTGCtaaatggaagaaaagaagaacacacaaacacattttcataaaccAAAATTTCAATGGACATGTCATCAAAGAAACATATCTCTCTTGCAAAGGTTCATTTTTACTCATTACTGAGCCACAATTTTTTCCCTATGATAGATAGTTTCTAgcaatcattcatcttctatgttttatccatttctgggtcacgggggccactggagccaatcccagctcactctgggtgagggcagggtcaccatggacaggtcagcagtccatcacagggccgacagtttagagtcaccagttaacctaaacatgatgaaGAAACTGGAGtattggaggaaacccacacaggcatgatgagaacatgcaaactctagGGATCATATGGGTTTATATCCAAACTTTATACTGTACTTAAAGCACCAGATGCTCAAACACTGCTTATGTGTTTTACGTAACTTAGAAAATCTGTTCCAACAGGGGCTGCTCAGGATTCACCTGCTAGAGGCCCAGAATCTGGTTGCGAAGGACAACTTGATGGGGGGAATGGTTAAGGGCAAGAGTGACCCCTATGTTAAAATCAACATAGGAGGGGTTACGTTCAAGAGCCACGTTATCAAAGAGAATCTCAACCCAACATGGAATGAAATGTATGAGGTATGAAATCCTCTACAAGCACTTTTCATTGCTGATTGAATAGATTTGTTatataatgtttgtttgtttgctttactAGTGTGGATTCTTGTTTTTAACAGCTTGTCTTGAGTGAGCCAGGTGTTCAGGAGATCAAGATTGAAGCATTTGATAAGGATATGGATTCTGATGACTTCCTTGGCAGGTGTGGGTCCTGTACTTTTTGTGATGTTGGATAAAAAGTAACGATTTATTCAAGATAGAAAAGTACAGAGTCCTGCGTGAAACAGAGTTGCAATTTTGActgatttttgatttattttcagctgaaCTTTGTCTCAATAGGTCCTTATGTATATCCTTTCTTTATGTTAGAAGTTTCTTGATAAAATATTTGACTTAGAGTGACAGGCACTACTACAGAGTTAGTAGTGACATGTTTTCGAATAAGGCTGACAAAGGACTCCTACTCAAGTGCCAGCTCAGGATACGTATcatactgaaatatttttttttaaatgtacccGTTTTTACATGTTCACAGATTCAGTATTAAGCTAAATGAGGTGATCAGGACGCAGTTCACAGATCAGGTCAGTGAAGAATTCATTGCCAGATCTTGTACCATGGGATCTCTGAACTTTCATTTCCTTATATAGAGGGCGTTGCCTTCCTATTGCAACTGACTTGGTCTCTTTTGTAGTGGTACACTCTGAATGATGTGAAGTCTGGGCAGGTTCACTTGATACTGGAATGGGTCCCCACGGTGTCTGATTCAGTCAGACTTGACCAGGTCTGTCCTTATCCATGATTGCAGCTTAATCTTCTTTCAGCTGGAGTCTCACATTctttaaatgtgaattattGTACTTCATCTCAGGAATCAAACCTTAAGTTGAATCTGTAAAGTCAAACACCAACATGCAAGTCAGATTGTTATGTTAAATATTGCAACATTTGCAACATCAGACCTAATCCATTATGCTCTGTATGACAGGTACTGCAGCTGCAGTCTCTGCAGTCTTATCAGAACAAAGCTGTCctatctgctgctctgctctttgtcCACCTAGAGAGAGCAATTTCATTACCTGTAAGTAGCCTGTTGTTTATTTATGCACTGtacaaaagtaaacaaattatAATTCCTGATATAATAAATGGCATAAATGTCTCACTACCTTATCAGttaaagaaaagtggaaaggAACCCAAAGCAGGAGCTGAGCTTGTTCTGGGTGAAACAACATACAAAACCAATGTAAGAGTCACAGAGTCCACACCTGTCCACAGTCTCGTGTCTAATTGTAATGACTGTGTCTTACCTTTTAATAATTTCTCTTAAGCTGTGTGACCGCAGCACCAATCCTCAGTGGAATGAGTCTTTCCACTTCCTGGTTCAGGACCCCAAACATCAGATACTTGTAGTGAGGGTAAGGAATTTCTTCAACTTTCTTTGAGATTTGTGAATCAGAATTTCTGAGGTTTGCTGTTGCACATATTTGTAGTTACTGGCTTTATTTTCAGTAATGTTGGTTTGAGAGCTTCATTATATTTCTCTGGCATTTCAGTTGTCGAGTGGCTGGGACCAGCCAATGGGGTCTCTGGTGGTCACTCTCAAGGAGCTCCTTGCAGAGCCACAGCTGGTCTTAGATCAGTGGTTCCATCTGGATGGCGCCTTGCCTGAGAGCCATATCCTGCTGAGGGCTGAACTCAAAGTAATAAAGCGCACGCTTACATGTCAGTGTATTCAATTATTGTATTTTCTGCTAACAAACAGTTTCTGATGTTCAAATGGATTTGTCATCAAAAGATTCTGGATTCCAAAATGGTGGACATGATCAGTGCGGGAACTCTGCCCTGTGCTGCTGGAAATGGGCAGGTGAAGCTGTCTATGTCTTATTCCTCACAGGAGAGAAAGCTCATCATAGTTGTCCACGCTTGCAGGTATGTTTTCTCTGATAGTGTAGCAAACACTTTCAGTGAGACTATGTTCACACCAATGATACAGAAATACATTTGATTATGTAAGCCTGGTTTATGTAATAACAATAACGtcttttaaaatacagaatttGAAAAGTGCAAATCAAAAGCAATGATAGCTGAAGCTAAAAGTGGaatgtgaaaacacaataatggaTGCTAGCCCAAGAAAAAGTCTGTTCAACATTTTGTTATATGGTCCATAGAAGTAAGGTAAATCTGCTTGACTTTATTTTATACAATCCCAAACTGGTGTTGTGGATGTAGACCTAAGAAATTAGTTCAACCTTACTTCATAGAGGGAAAcagggcagcatagtggttcgTGCTGTTGCcgcacaataagaaggttgtgggtttggttcccaggcctggggcctttatgTGGGgagttctccccgtgcctgcgtcAGTTTGCTCCCCCTGTCCAAAGATATCCTGTTTAGATGGATTGGATggattggtgactctaaattgcccgtaggtttgagtgtgaaagattgtttgtctttgcttgtgatggactggtgacctatccagggtgaccccaccctcacctaatgtgagctgggattggctccagcacccccggaCCCAGAAATtgataagcaatagaagatgaatgaatgaattacttATAGAAACCAAAATGTGTTACTCTCTCcatttgttaaataaaatgttttatcatgaTAATGAAAACTATTCTgcttgaaagaaaatgaaactatgATAGTGATACCTTATAAGCTCACACTGCAGATTGgggtttatttaaaatacagatttttgcTCTAATGGGCTTGGActtgaaaatgtctttatgtTTTAATATGTAAGGTGATACACacactgttttcatctgtgtgcaGAGGTCTGTCGTCTCAAGGTAAGGACGGTGTAGACAGCTATGTGTCCCTCATGCTGCTCCCAGACAAAAGCAAAGCCACTAAGAGGAAGACGGCTGTGAAGAAAAGAGACCTCAAACCAGAATATAATGAGAGGTAATCAACTTATTGACATTGATTGGGTCTCTGTTCCCATCAAAGATCCATGATAGTGTTCACATCTAATCACCATTTTGTTGAAGGTTTGAGTACGATCTGCCTCTGGAGGAGACAAGATTCAGACGCCTCACTGTGTCAGTGAAGAATAACTCGGCCTCATTCAGGAGCCGCGATGTCATTGGACAGGTCCGTCTGAAACTGCACATTATTTCTACCTGCCCTTCATGTGGCATGAGGCACAACTTGAAACTgagattttttaaatgtgtcccatcccacagacacagacaaattTTTGACTTTCTGCAGCAGCCAATTGTAGGTAGTTGACAAGAAATAAGTGACTGATCTTAAGAAAATCCTGTGGCCTGTCTTAAAAACAGGACTATttacaaagtgtgtgtttcaagCTTTCCTTTGATAACTTGGTGGATATTTCATGCAGTACACTAAATATATAAAGACATTACTTACAGATGTTAACATCTCATTCTGGTTCTTTAGGTGCAGATCGAGTTGGCCCAAGTTGACCTTATCTCTGGGGTCACAGAATGGTGAGCAGAGTTGATTGAATCTTTTTCAGACAGCATTTAAACTGCAGTTGTTATGATATTCTACTGAAGACAATTTTAGATATATTTTATAGAAATAATCAAAACAGTAAGTATCCTACACTTTCTGGCTGTAGTTGATTTTCCACCAATAAAGAAGCAACAGAAGCAGTCAAATCttttgaagaaattaaaatgtttttttaattttattttatttttttaagtggcaTATCACCTAACTCTGcacttgttttcttgtttttttttttttttttcatccttatTATCTGGTTCTtattaaatgtttctgtttctctttattccAGGTTCACCTTGAAAGATGAAGCTGAGTAATCATTCTTCACGCTGTTGAAATTGTATACTGATGATGATTTATCTATCACTCCACTTGGCATAGCGCCGCTGCTGTAACTCACACTGatgccttcttcttcttctcacctCTGCCTTACCTGCACCCACCCAGCTTTGTGCATCATTATATAATATAGAAGTGGACTGCACTGTATATTCACATGCATTTATACTATCACCAAAGAAAGGAAGGCGAAAGCAGAAGAGTTGACCAGGATAAAGAGCAAGTTAGTTTTGAATGAAGGATACTTTGCTAAATGAAGAAATTGTCATTTTAAGATTGAGTGGAGCAGGTAGAAGCTGAGCAGGCCAAAAAAGGTTGAAGTCATATTTACTTTTTgctatttttgtcattttactgCTGGAGAAACATTTCATATCTGAGTGTTGTTTGAAGAACAGTCAACATTTCAGaccatttctttgttttattgctcACAAATGCTATTGCCAGTTCAGTATTTTTCATCTGTTATTTGACAGGCTTACGTTGGAGGTTTTTTTATCATTCACGGCACTTTGTtaaatttgtttgctttgaaaataatttataaGACTTTCTTTTATATGAGGCATCTATCTGTTACACTTACCCTGCAGTTAAACCTTAGtatatttgattttgtgtatatttgcaGAGATTGTGGATCAGATCAGATACtctgtgttggaaaaaaaaaaataaacagtttatgCACATCTCAATCATTGTTATTTTGTAAATTGTTGGCCATATGACTTTAAAAATGTCGATGCTTGTATCACTTCTTTACAGGACAGAGCAATGTTATAAGGTGatttttcacaaacaaacaaaatttattATATCAGTATGATGCAGATTGGCAGTCAATAACCGCCTGAATTTGAATAGAAACAGTCAAATGGGAGATGAAGGACTTCACTGGccacaaatgtacacaaatagaaacacaacagtgaTCCAACTGAACTCAGCCACCTGAAGCGGAGCAGTGTGACGTCATCAGcgtcactttcactttcatttatcAGGAAGTAGCTCCGTCCGGAGCTGAAATCGGAGCGAAGGTAAGTCACAGTATGGCTGTCAGTCATTTCATTCGCTGAATGCCGATGTATAGATATTTCACCACACATTGTTTTCTTAAAGATCTGAGACAAGTGCGAAGCTACGACGTAATAAGTTTTCGGCAGTTGACCCGAGcgaagtacacacacacacacacacacacacacacacacacacacacagatcatttTCTTCGAAAGGTCTTTACATTCAAACAAATGCAACATGAATACAACAAACGCCATTTACAGCGTAAGTGTGTcagagtttgttgtttgtgtctcacAGGAAGATGGCAGCCAGTGACGCAGCCGAGCCGATGGAAGTGGTgagtaaaaactaaactaaaagtAACTTTGGTGGGAATTATTAGCAAACCTTTAGTTGGATCGATGCTGTATCCAtgtattatttctttcttcttttctttttttaactgtcacgttatttttttattgaaatcatTGTAGGAATTTTCTATCGACGAAAGTGAAAGCCAGCAACCTGCAGCAGCGGCCAAAGAGCCTGATGAGGTGGGTCAgccattagtgtgtgtgtgtgtgtgtgtgtgagagagacacacacacaccagtccagtttttgatttaaaaacttttgtctgaagtgcagattttatttttcacatataTGTGAGGAGAAAATCTATTAAAAGGAAACCTGGAGGCGTCTGCTTCCCTGTGAGGTGTCAGTAACAAGTGAAACTATGAAATTGGAGACACATCGTTGGAATAGCTAAGGCTAGTCCTAAGTCATGTTGCTTTCTGCTGCATGGAGGATTATCTGAAAAATGATCATGTTTCTCTTCATTTACATTGAAGCACTTTGTATCATGTATACATCATAATCATGATCCTGTGATGCCATCTGTTCTCAGTTTAtaatcatatttatattataataGAATTTTCTGGCTGAGGAGGATGGAGGGTTTTCTGCTGATGTGCACAGTAAAACAACTCATGCTATGTTTTCAGGCTCAGATGACTTCATCTGAGGAAAAAGATACTGCCCAATTCACCATCAATTTCAAGTGGGCAAATGGTGATCAACCAGATAAACCTAAGATGGAACTACAGAAGCTCGTTCAAAGTTGGGGCATTAGAAATAATCCTGTTGTAAACTTCAACGTTTTAAAGGAACCAGTGGATGGAAATGCTGTGATAAGCATCAACCCTGCTTCAGGTGCAGTATATCTGTTAAACTGTTACCAACACGCTGTTTCACCTCCAATGCAATATGTTGTGCAACAGTGTTTTTGTCGTTGATTTactcatcttttatttcttctggatgtgtgttcatttgtgttcatCTTCTTTCTAAGCTTTGGGCGAGCTTCACAAACTGTTGGGAAAAAAACTGGAAAGACAAGGAAAATCAGTCACAGTGCTGTCTCTTAATATGACAGTGCCAGGGCAGGAGATACACAACCTGGACAACCGCCTTTCTTCTGTGCCAGAACTACAACATGTAGGCATTGTTTTACAAATTCCTAAGAACTGATTACCTAAAAAATATGTGCTTTCCCCCCCTCTAATCTAATATATTCTACATTTATTTAGGAACTAATTcaacaagagaaacaaaacagttacCGCAGCTCAGCCACAGATGCTGCTGTTGAAAAAGACGAGCACACTTGTTTTGTCCCTGTTAGCCTTTTTTGGTATGTGAGCCACATCTACAAGGAAGAACTACAACGTATAGAGAAAGACAATGGAGTTGAAATTGGAGCAGAAGTGAGGGTTACATTGAAACCACACCAGAATAATCACGCCCTAAACAAAGCTTCGTCTGAGTTCACAAGCCTTGTCCAAAACTCCTTAAATGAATCCCATGGCTCAGATTTTTCTCTCAAGTATGTGGATCCAGAAGGGTGGAGAGACGCATTGAAAATCATCCAGAAAAAGGATAGCAAGGTCGTACTTACCATGTTCTCTGACCAAATGACAGTATGTGGGCCAAAACAAAGTCAAGACGCCATCGATAAATTCTTAAATGCTAAACAGAACACTGGCACTTCAGCTGAGTCTCAAAACTCATCACTGAAGATGATGACAAACATCAAGGACCCTCTCGTCGATGAAGGATTCACCATGGAGGAGAGCTACTGGAAGCTGATGACAGCCTCTTTCAGTGAGAAAATAGCTAAGATCAAAGCCACTTTTGATGCTGATTTAAAAGTATCGGACAAGGGCCAGGGAAAGTTGAACATCAGTAttcacagcagaagaagagatgCATCAATGGAGAGCCATGCTGCCAGAGCTCTTCTTCGGCTGTATCAGGCAATTACAACATCACCTCTGAGTTTCCCCCATTACAACGGGTCCATGGGGTTTGATGGCTCACTGAAGAACCATAATTATCAGTTGGAAGGAGCCTCCAGTGGACCAAATAAGAGCTGGAGCACTGAAACGCCCACAGGAGGGGCAGCAGCCCAAGGAGACGATGAAAACTGCCCTGTATGCCTGGAAAAGTTTACCAATAAGAAACAGCTTCGTTGCAAACATGAGTTTTGTGAACAATGCCTAGAACAATCAAGGAAAAGCCTGGGACCCATCTGTCCTGTGTGCAGACATGTCTTCGGTATGATGGAGGGAGACCAGCCTGATGGAACAATGTCATGGATGCCGAGCCCGATATCCCTCCCTGGATTCTCAGGCTGTGGCAGTATACACATTACCTACACCATCCCTGGTGGGATTCAGACGGTAAACACTTTTGATTTTCAGTAAtttaaacagtttgtgttgagTGCATTTTTGTTTCATCGTTTCCACTCCATTCCTCATTCCCAGAAAAAACATCCCAAACCTGGACAGCCCTACCAAGGTGTT
It contains:
- the dtx3lb.2 gene encoding E3 ubiquitin-protein ligase DTX3L, whose protein sequence is MAASDAAEPMEVEFSIDESESQQPAAAAKEPDEAQMTSSEEKDTAQFTINFKWANGDQPDKPKMELQKLVQSWGIRNNPVVNFNVLKEPVDGNAVISINPASALGELHKLLGKKLERQGKSVTVLSLNMTVPGQEIHNLDNRLSSVPELQHELIQQEKQNSYRSSATDAAVEKDEHTCFVPVSLFWYVSHIYKEELQRIEKDNGVEIGAEVRVTLKPHQNNHALNKASSEFTSLVQNSLNESHGSDFSLKYVDPEGWRDALKIIQKKDSKVVLTMFSDQMTVCGPKQSQDAIDKFLNAKQNTGTSAESQNSSLKMMTNIKDPLVDEGFTMEESYWKLMTASFSEKIAKIKATFDADLKVSDKGQGKLNISIHSRRRDASMESHAARALLRLYQAITTSPLSFPHYNGSMGFDGSLKNHNYQLEGASSGPNKSWSTETPTGGAAAQGDDENCPVCLEKFTNKKQLRCKHEFCEQCLEQSRKSLGPICPVCRHVFGMMEGDQPDGTMSWMPSPISLPGFSGCGSIHITYTIPGGIQTKKHPKPGQPYQGVHRHAYLPDNIKGQEVLKLLKKAFDQKLIFTIGTSRTTGFDNQVTWNDIHHKTSISGGPQSFGYPDPGYLSRVREELKAKGIA